A region of the Kribbella sp. NBC_01245 genome:
CCGGGTTGCCGTCGTCACCGGTCAGCGTCGGCTGCGGCGCGGGGGCGACCGGCGGCGCGATCACCAGCGGATTGGCGAACGTACGCCCGAGGAGGAAGAGCAGGACCAGGACCAGCACGACCGCGATTCCGGGCACGACGACGCGCAGACGTGACATCGTCGCCTTCCCATCGGGCCCTAGGGGCGTTCGGGTCCATAAGTACTGCTCCAGCAGGTCCCGACGCCTCGCGCGAAAGACCGGCAACTCCGGGTGAACCGGTGCTGCCTATCAGTCATATCAAGTGGCCGGCTGGAACCGAAGCGAATGATATCCGCCCGTAATCCCCTCGGGCCAAACCGCGGGCGCGGCTTGTGGATAACCCGACATCAACCCATCATGACGCGGTTATGGCCGACGGTGGTTTGAGGGCGGTCACGGTCAGTACCGCGACCGGGATGAGCAGCAGGGCGCAGAGGCCCGCGAGCCAGTGGAAGCCGAGGGCGTCGAGGACGGGTCCGGCCCCGATAGCGGCGATCGAGGCGGACAAGCCCATGGTCAGATCGGACAGCCCCTGGGCCGAAGTGCGGATGTCGGCCGGCACGGATTCCGACATCAGGGCCGAGCCTGCGACCAGGCAGGCCGACCAGCCGAGGCCGAGCAGAACCAGGGCCGTCGCCGTCAGGCTATGAGCCGAATCGGGCGCGAGTGCCGCGACCAGCATGGCGGCGGCGAGGACGGCGAGTCCGATCCCGATCGTGCGGATCCGGCCGAGGTTGTCCGCGAGCCAGCCCATCACCGGGGACAGTGCGTACATACCTGCGACGTGCGCGCTGATCACGAATCCGACGATCGTGAGCGAGGCGCCGTGATGCCGCAGGTGGACCGATGTCATCGACATCACACCGACCATGACGGAATGAGCCGTCGCGATGGCGACCAGGCCGAGCCGGGCCGGCGGATTACTGAAGACCTGGCGGAAGGTGATGCCCAACGGCTGACGCGCCATCGGAACGGCCGCAGCCGTCGTAACCCGGTGCAGGCGGCGTAGGCCGAGCCAGACGACTACGAGGCTCAGAGCGAACGCTGCCACGGAGAAGATGTACGGCCCGGCCAAGGCGGTAATACCGACAGCTGTGCCGAGAGAGCCGCCCACGCCGGTGAGGTTCGGCCCGACGACTACACCGATCGTGGTGGCCCAGACCACGACCGAGAGGGCTCGAGCGAGATGCTTGGGATCAGCCGCGTCCGTGGCTGCGTACCGGGCCTGGAGGTTTGCAGCCGACCCGCTGCCGAAGAGGCATCCACCGAGGAGCAGTAGCGCCAGCGAGTCCGTCTGAGCCGCGACGATGCTCAGGACGGCTCCAGCCAGTGCGATGGCATAACCCGCACTCAGCGACGTACGGCGTCCTTTGGCGCGGGCAAGCCTTGCCATCGGTACGGCGAGTGCTGCGGCGCCAAGCGTCATTGAAGTGGCCGCGAATCCTGCCATCGACGTGGAGCCCGAGATGTTCTCTGCGAGTAGTCCGGAGACAGCGATTCCACTGGCCACTGCAACTCCACCGAGCACGTTGCTCACTACGAGCACCCGCACAGTCTGTTGCTGTAGCGAACCCGGCGTCAGTGCCGGCAGGTCGGGTGGAGGCATATGGGCAGTCACCCCGCCACCTTCTCACCGCCTCGCTTCCACGGCAGCAGGTTTAACCAGACACGAATCTCGTCACGGCAGGAAAGAACAGCTCCGGCACTTCCAGATGCCCGAAGTGCCCGGCATTCGCGAATTCGGTCAGCTTGGCGCCCGGAATCGCCTCGGCCATCTCCCGCGCCCAACGAGGACCACAGATGAAGTCGTACTCCCCAACGAGCACCAGTGTCGGTGCGGCGATGGCCGGCAGGTCCGGACGGATATCCCACGCGTCCGGCTGCCGATTCGCGTCGTACGTCAGGTCCAATGCGGTCATCCACTCGGTGAGCGATTCCTTGATCACCTCGAAGTCCGCGAAGTAGATGGGCAGGATGCCAGCCAGATAAGTGAGGAACGAGGCCTTGTCGGTGGGCGGCCGCTCGAAGGCCGCGAGCACGGCCGGCACGTTCGGATCACCGGCACGCCGTTTCGCCCACTCATCGGTCTGCAGCAGCCGCTCGGCAAGGAGGTCCGCCCCGGACGTCGGTGCTGCGTCGTACAGCACGAGACCGTTGAGCAGCTCCGGGTGGTCGTGCGCGAGCTGCAGTCCAACCATCCCGCCATGGGAATGACCTAGGAATGACACCTTCGGACCGAACTCGCGCGCGATCGCCGCTGCGAACGAGGCGTACCGCGGCATGGTGTACCGGCCGTCGGGCAGCAGGCCGGATTTCCCGGTGCCGACGGGTTCGACGTACACCGTCGTGAACTGCTCCTCCAGCACCGGCATGCGCAGGTACT
Encoded here:
- a CDS encoding alpha/beta fold hydrolase, translating into MAELVSHEITVDEVLQRYHVAGEGPVLLVHSGGPGIHWEYLRMPVLEEQFTTVYVEPVGTGKSGLLPDGRYTMPRYASFAAAIAREFGPKVSFLGHSHGGMVGLQLAHDHPELLNGLVLYDAAPTSGADLLAERLLQTDEWAKRRAGDPNVPAVLAAFERPPTDKASFLTYLAGILPIYFADFEVIKESLTEWMTALDLTYDANRQPDAWDIRPDLPAIAAPTLVLVGEYDFICGPRWAREMAEAIPGAKLTEFANAGHFGHLEVPELFFPAVTRFVSG
- a CDS encoding MFS transporter, with amino-acid sequence MTAHMPPPDLPALTPGSLQQQTVRVLVVSNVLGGVAVASGIAVSGLLAENISGSTSMAGFAATSMTLGAAALAVPMARLARAKGRRTSLSAGYAIALAGAVLSIVAAQTDSLALLLLGGCLFGSGSAANLQARYAATDAADPKHLARALSVVVWATTIGVVVGPNLTGVGGSLGTAVGITALAGPYIFSVAAFALSLVVVWLGLRRLHRVTTAAAVPMARQPLGITFRQVFSNPPARLGLVAIATAHSVMVGVMSMTSVHLRHHGASLTIVGFVISAHVAGMYALSPVMGWLADNLGRIRTIGIGLAVLAAAMLVAALAPDSAHSLTATALVLLGLGWSACLVAGSALMSESVPADIRTSAQGLSDLTMGLSASIAAIGAGPVLDALGFHWLAGLCALLLIPVAVLTVTALKPPSAITAS